The following coding sequences are from one Streptomyces angustmyceticus window:
- a CDS encoding PP2C family protein-serine/threonine phosphatase encodes MSHENGPTTDRDADPARLTARLRTVEDAAESIGTTLDEQTTCAELSRFLCRHLCDAAAVDLCEEESAGTRSPSPVELRRVATAGLVRVLEARLPDDGPERPGGRSLALRALAEEQPVAATATLPGGRSAGALSVPLLAHGRRYGALLALRAGGSFTADETATVRFLARLTAVQLAHARRYTAVQRTATDLQRALLADPGEPHPNLELATRYLPSGSSALVGGDWFETVRLHYGRTLLVMGDVMGHGLDAAVDMHTYRSHLRYVASTDLPPHRVLRRLDAAVAGDESRRPATCLLAQIDPARGIAAFASAGHLPPVVFGGEGTADLVQVPVGPPLGTGAGGYELVTRPLTSADTLLMFTDGLVERRGEDIDASLARLARLRMPAGAGVADVLDEVLLRLDGPHAEDDVAVLAARPRRHPEAEPAAPAPVRGGRTPPG; translated from the coding sequence TTGTCGCACGAGAACGGCCCGACGACGGACCGGGACGCCGACCCCGCGCGTCTGACCGCCCGGCTGCGCACGGTGGAGGACGCCGCCGAATCCATCGGCACCACCCTGGACGAGCAGACCACCTGCGCCGAACTCTCCCGGTTCCTGTGCCGGCACCTGTGCGACGCCGCCGCGGTGGACCTGTGCGAGGAGGAGAGCGCCGGGACCCGCTCGCCCTCCCCAGTGGAGCTGCGGCGGGTGGCGACGGCGGGCCTGGTCAGGGTGCTCGAAGCGCGGCTCCCCGACGACGGGCCCGAGCGGCCCGGCGGCCGGTCGCTCGCCCTGCGGGCGCTGGCCGAGGAGCAGCCCGTCGCCGCGACCGCCACCCTGCCGGGCGGCCGCTCCGCCGGGGCGCTGTCGGTGCCGCTCCTCGCGCACGGCCGCCGCTACGGCGCACTGCTGGCCCTGCGCGCGGGCGGCAGCTTCACCGCCGACGAGACCGCCACCGTGCGCTTCCTGGCCCGCCTCACCGCCGTCCAGCTCGCCCACGCCCGCCGGTACACCGCGGTGCAGCGCACCGCCACGGACCTGCAGCGCGCGCTCCTCGCCGACCCGGGCGAACCGCACCCCAACCTGGAGCTCGCCACCCGCTATCTGCCCTCCGGCAGCAGCGCGCTGGTCGGCGGCGACTGGTTCGAGACGGTGCGCCTCCACTACGGCCGGACCCTGCTCGTCATGGGCGACGTCATGGGACACGGCCTCGACGCGGCCGTCGACATGCACACCTACCGCTCCCACCTGCGCTATGTCGCCTCCACCGATCTGCCGCCGCATCGCGTGCTCCGCCGGCTCGACGCCGCCGTCGCCGGGGACGAGTCCCGCCGCCCGGCGACCTGCCTGCTGGCCCAGATCGATCCGGCCCGCGGTATCGCCGCCTTCGCCAGCGCCGGCCATCTGCCTCCGGTGGTCTTCGGCGGCGAGGGCACGGCCGACCTCGTCCAGGTGCCCGTCGGCCCGCCCCTGGGTACCGGGGCCGGCGGCTACGAACTCGTCACCCGCCCCCTCACCTCCGCCGACACCCTGCTGATGTTCACCGACGGCCTCGTCGAGCGGCGCGGCGAGGACATCGACGCCTCGCTGGCCCGGCTGGCCCGGCTGCGGATGCCCGCCGGGGCGGGGGTGGCGGACGTCCTCGACGAGGTCCTGCTCCGGCTCGACGGCCCGCACGCCGAGGACGACGTCGCCGTCCTCGCCGCGCGCCCCCGCCGCCACCCGGAGGCGGAGCCCGCCGCGCCGGCGCCGGTCCGGGGCGGGCGCACGCCTCCCGGCTGA
- a CDS encoding DUF5685 family protein, producing the protein MFGIVRPCTHRLSHGLKAEWMAHLCGLCLALRGDHGQFARVVTNYDGLIISVLTDAQSGPGRSPRRTAGPCPLRGMRTASVAQGEGARLAASVSLVLASAKIRDHVADGNGALRRRPVAAAARRVAAGWDRAGARTGAALGFDTAVLVDAVDRQLGIEELAGPGTPLTVVTEPTETATAAAFAHTAVLAGRPGNAAPLAEAGRLFGRLAHLLDAVEDRASDAAEGAWNPLAATGASLAQARRLCDDALHGIRLALRDVEFADSALVHVLLVHELRRSVDRAFGTVSCSHQGHGAPGPYDGQGGNPYRNGGPAPYGQPPQYGQTPGGGPYIHGQQQLNGPQHPYGGGPMGPGGHGGGHGGGSGGGEGGMPPFPQQPKKPRGFLAGCAVAIGLCCTCKLCCAEEYEGPWSRKKREGCCHTCDCGDGCDCCDCCSCCDC; encoded by the coding sequence ATGTTCGGAATCGTCAGGCCCTGCACCCATCGCCTGTCGCACGGGCTCAAAGCGGAGTGGATGGCCCATCTGTGCGGTCTGTGTCTCGCGCTGCGCGGCGATCACGGGCAGTTCGCGCGGGTCGTCACGAACTACGACGGACTGATCATCTCCGTGCTGACGGACGCCCAGTCCGGCCCCGGGCGGAGCCCCCGCCGCACCGCGGGACCCTGCCCGCTGCGGGGCATGCGGACCGCGTCGGTGGCGCAGGGCGAGGGCGCGCGCCTCGCGGCCTCGGTGTCCCTGGTGCTCGCCTCGGCGAAGATACGCGACCATGTCGCCGACGGGAACGGGGCGTTGCGCCGCCGGCCGGTGGCCGCCGCCGCGCGCAGGGTCGCCGCGGGCTGGGACCGGGCCGGGGCGCGCACCGGCGCCGCCCTCGGGTTCGACACCGCCGTCCTCGTCGACGCGGTCGACCGGCAACTGGGCATCGAGGAACTGGCCGGCCCCGGCACACCGCTGACGGTCGTCACCGAGCCGACCGAGACGGCGACCGCCGCGGCCTTCGCGCACACCGCGGTGCTGGCGGGCCGGCCGGGCAACGCCGCGCCGCTGGCCGAGGCGGGCCGGCTCTTCGGGCGGCTGGCCCACCTCCTCGACGCGGTGGAGGACCGGGCGTCGGACGCCGCCGAGGGCGCCTGGAACCCGCTCGCCGCCACCGGCGCCTCGCTCGCGCAGGCCCGCCGGCTGTGCGACGACGCGCTGCACGGCATCCGCCTCGCGCTGCGCGACGTGGAGTTCGCCGACTCCGCCCTGGTGCATGTGCTGCTGGTGCACGAGCTGCGCCGCTCGGTGGACCGCGCGTTCGGCACGGTCTCCTGCTCCCACCAGGGCCACGGCGCGCCGGGGCCGTACGACGGCCAGGGCGGGAACCCGTACCGGAACGGCGGTCCCGCCCCCTACGGGCAGCCTCCCCAGTACGGTCAGACGCCGGGCGGGGGCCCGTACATCCACGGACAGCAGCAGCTGAACGGGCCCCAGCACCCGTACGGCGGCGGTCCGATGGGCCCCGGCGGTCACGGCGGCGGTCACGGGGGCGGCTCCGGCGGCGGCGAGGGCGGGATGCCGCCGTTCCCGCAGCAGCCGAAGAAGCCCCGTGGCTTCCTCGCGGGCTGTGCGGTCGCCATCGGGCTGTGCTGCACCTGCAAGCTCTGCTGTGCCGAGGAGTACGAGGGGCCCTGGTCGCGCAAGAAGCGCGAGGGGTGCTGCCACACGTGCGATTGCGGCGACGGTTGTGATTGCTGCGACTGCTGCAGTTGCTGCGACTGCTGA
- a CDS encoding undecaprenyl-diphosphate phosphatase has product MSAISIGQAVVLGAVEGVTEFLPVSSTGHLKIAEGLMGIPVNDKTVVGFSAVIQVGAIAAALLFFSKDIVRIVGAWFRGLRNREERYHHDYKFAWWVIYATIPIVVVGLAAKPLIEGPLASLWVVAGSLILGSGVMWVADQMGRHKRGEDDTSLKDAMWVGCSQILALLFPGFSRSGATMSTALILDLERVAATRLSFFLGIPALTGAGIYELKDAVGSGAAVAPLAIGTVVSFAVAYASISWLLKFVAKHSFNSFVIYRILVGALLFGLLGMGVLS; this is encoded by the coding sequence ATGAGCGCGATCAGCATCGGCCAAGCCGTCGTCCTCGGAGCCGTCGAGGGGGTGACGGAATTCCTCCCGGTCTCCTCCACCGGGCACCTCAAGATCGCCGAGGGGCTGATGGGAATCCCCGTCAACGACAAGACCGTCGTCGGCTTCTCGGCCGTCATCCAGGTCGGCGCGATCGCCGCGGCGCTCCTCTTCTTCTCCAAGGACATCGTGCGCATCGTGGGCGCGTGGTTCCGCGGGCTGCGCAACCGCGAGGAGCGCTACCACCACGACTACAAGTTCGCCTGGTGGGTGATCTACGCCACCATCCCGATCGTCGTCGTCGGCCTGGCCGCCAAGCCCCTCATCGAGGGCCCCCTCGCGTCCCTGTGGGTGGTCGCCGGGTCGCTGATCCTCGGCAGCGGGGTGATGTGGGTGGCGGACCAGATGGGCCGTCACAAGCGCGGGGAGGACGACACCTCCCTCAAGGACGCCATGTGGGTGGGCTGCTCGCAGATCCTCGCCCTGCTCTTCCCGGGCTTCTCCCGCTCCGGCGCGACGATGTCCACCGCCCTCATCCTCGACCTGGAGCGCGTCGCGGCCACCCGCCTCTCCTTCTTCCTCGGCATCCCGGCCCTCACCGGAGCGGGCATCTACGAGCTGAAGGACGCCGTCGGCAGCGGCGCCGCCGTCGCCCCCCTGGCCATCGGCACCGTCGTCTCCTTCGCCGTCGCCTACGCCTCGATCTCCTGGCTGCTGAAGTTCGTGGCCAAGCACTCCTTCAACTCCTTCGTGATCTACCGGATCCTCGTCGGCGCGCTCCTCTTCGGCCTGCTGGGCATGGGCGTCCTCTCCTGA
- a CDS encoding SpoIIE family protein phosphatase → MSLQPDRLGAVTTSPRSPSRRTEEYGDLFDQAPVIFVALGGSSHLLEAANPAFFEAFGGSRTDAGTPIGELVPELASQGVLERLDAVYRTGTAFRARGARLLLGGPGAEREGFFDFTYEPRRDPVGGVDGVIVIAVETTVYHHAQLLAAEQRILLEQIARDAPLDDILTGMARAIEELSPNLIVSVLLADADGGHLRHGTGPDLPDFYNEAIDGIPIGADEGSCGTAAHLRVPVIVTDIATDHRWERYRELAARAGVAACWSTPIIGTDDRLLGTFAMYHRAPKAPEETDLALSAAFARIAALAIERHQAMEAGRAAQEREKEAREDLAFVLEASTAITREPHFADCLQCLARLAVPTLAPLCSVHVREDDGRTRLIAMAAATPAEEDLFASPALRERIDTAVARVLASGATRTDRAGVPPGGRPAVPGVTGYVCVPLRVRGRTFGVLTLLATGRPLDGHVIALAEELARRAASSADNAHQFSNRAQLARELQAGLLPPELPRIPGADLAASYYPAGEGLEVGGDFYDVFPLPDDRWAFMIGDVCGRGAPAATITGMVRHTARAAARLLHDPADVVIAINDALAGSALDADYFVSLVYGELRHTGPHLALELIRAGHVPPFVRRGDGTVEQLVQSGLLLGVGPEFDGTACRLDLAPGDSLVLVTDGITEARSADGEFFDEHRLADALHGLPGTAGGAAGLIEAVHAAVTAFAGRSTPDDQAALVITAT, encoded by the coding sequence ATGTCCCTACAGCCGGACCGCCTCGGCGCGGTCACCACTTCTCCCCGGTCCCCGTCCCGGCGGACCGAGGAGTACGGGGACCTGTTCGACCAGGCTCCGGTGATCTTCGTCGCGCTGGGCGGCTCCTCCCACCTGCTGGAGGCGGCGAACCCGGCGTTCTTCGAGGCGTTCGGCGGCAGCCGTACGGATGCCGGCACGCCGATCGGCGAGCTGGTTCCCGAGCTGGCGTCGCAGGGCGTCCTCGAACGGCTCGACGCGGTGTACCGCACCGGCACCGCCTTCCGCGCCCGCGGCGCGCGGCTGCTGCTCGGCGGGCCGGGGGCGGAGCGGGAGGGGTTCTTCGACTTCACCTACGAGCCGCGCCGGGACCCGGTGGGCGGGGTCGACGGGGTGATCGTGATCGCCGTGGAGACCACCGTGTACCACCACGCCCAGCTCCTCGCGGCCGAACAGCGCATCCTGCTGGAGCAGATCGCGCGCGACGCACCGCTGGACGACATCCTGACCGGAATGGCCCGCGCGATCGAGGAGTTGTCGCCGAACCTGATCGTCTCGGTGCTGCTGGCCGACGCCGACGGCGGGCACCTTCGGCACGGCACCGGCCCTGACCTGCCCGACTTCTACAACGAGGCGATCGACGGGATACCCATCGGGGCGGACGAGGGGTCGTGCGGCACGGCAGCGCATCTGCGGGTGCCGGTGATCGTCACCGATATCGCCACCGATCACCGGTGGGAGCGCTATCGCGAGCTCGCGGCGCGGGCCGGGGTCGCGGCGTGCTGGTCCACCCCGATCATCGGGACCGACGACCGGCTGCTGGGCACCTTCGCCATGTACCACCGGGCCCCCAAGGCCCCCGAGGAGACGGACCTGGCCCTCAGCGCCGCGTTCGCCCGGATCGCCGCGCTGGCCATCGAACGCCACCAGGCCATGGAGGCAGGCCGCGCGGCCCAGGAACGGGAGAAGGAGGCCCGCGAGGACCTGGCCTTCGTCCTGGAGGCCAGCACGGCCATCACCCGCGAGCCGCACTTCGCCGACTGCCTGCAGTGCCTGGCCCGGCTGGCCGTGCCGACCCTGGCGCCGCTGTGCAGCGTCCATGTGCGCGAGGACGACGGCCGGACCCGGCTGATCGCCATGGCCGCCGCCACCCCGGCCGAGGAGGACCTCTTCGCCTCCCCCGCCCTCCGCGAGCGCATCGACACGGCGGTGGCCCGGGTCCTGGCCTCCGGCGCCACGCGGACGGACCGGGCCGGTGTCCCGCCCGGCGGCCGCCCCGCCGTGCCCGGCGTCACCGGTTACGTCTGCGTCCCGCTGCGGGTCCGCGGCCGCACCTTCGGCGTCCTGACCCTGCTGGCCACCGGCCGGCCCCTGGACGGCCATGTCATCGCCCTCGCCGAGGAACTGGCCCGCCGGGCCGCCTCCAGTGCCGACAACGCGCACCAGTTCAGCAACCGCGCCCAGCTGGCCCGCGAGCTGCAGGCCGGGCTGCTGCCCCCGGAGCTGCCCCGCATTCCCGGCGCCGACCTCGCGGCGTCCTACTACCCCGCCGGGGAGGGTCTGGAGGTCGGCGGCGACTTCTACGACGTCTTCCCGCTCCCCGACGACCGCTGGGCGTTCATGATCGGCGATGTGTGCGGGCGCGGCGCGCCGGCCGCCACCATCACCGGCATGGTCCGCCACACCGCCCGCGCCGCCGCGCGTCTGCTGCACGACCCGGCGGACGTGGTCATCGCCATCAACGACGCCCTGGCCGGCAGCGCGCTGGACGCGGACTACTTCGTCTCGCTCGTCTACGGCGAACTGCGGCACACCGGCCCGCACCTCGCGCTGGAGCTGATCCGGGCCGGCCATGTGCCGCCGTTCGTGCGCCGCGGCGACGGCACGGTCGAACAACTCGTCCAGTCCGGCCTGCTCCTGGGGGTCGGCCCGGAGTTCGACGGCACCGCGTGCCGGCTCGACCTGGCGCCGGGCGACAGCCTGGTGCTGGTCACCGACGGCATCACCGAGGCCCGCTCCGCCGACGGCGAGTTCTTCGACGAACACCGGCTGGCCGACGCCCTCCACGGCCTTCCGGGCACGGCGGGCGGCGCGGCCGGTCTGATCGAGGCCGTCCACGCCGCCGTGACCGCCTTCGCCGGCCGGTCCACCCCCGATGACCAGGCCGCTCTGGTGATCACCGCCACCTGA
- a CDS encoding MalY/PatB family protein: MDPLPGATPDDTNPLRRLTLGELRRRTSMKWRAYPDDVLPLWVAEMDVPLPAPVVTAITDAVARGDTGYPAGTAYADALAGFARARWGWDGLAVERTAVVPDVMLGIVEMLKLVTGPGDPVVVNCPVYRPFYQFVTHMDRRVVEAPLGADLRIDFAALEESFRQAVADGGRAAYLLCSPHNPTGTVHGAEELAAVAALADRYGVRVVADEIHAPVVALDARFVPYLSVPGAESGLSLMSASKAWNLAGLKAALALAGPAAAEDLARMPEEVSHGPSHLGIIAHTAALRDGGDWLDAVRGGLDDNRRLLAALLAEHLPAVRYRPAEGTYLAWLDCRPLGLGDDPAAVFLARGRVALSSGPGFGTGGAGHVRLNLATSPELLTEAVRRMAAALD, encoded by the coding sequence ATGGATCCCCTGCCTGGTGCCACCCCCGACGACACCAACCCGCTGCGCCGGCTCACCCTCGGCGAACTCCGACGGCGGACGAGCATGAAGTGGCGCGCCTACCCGGACGATGTGCTGCCCCTGTGGGTCGCGGAGATGGATGTGCCGCTGCCCGCGCCGGTCGTCACGGCGATCACGGACGCCGTGGCGCGCGGCGACACCGGCTACCCGGCGGGCACGGCGTACGCCGACGCGCTGGCCGGCTTCGCGCGGGCGCGCTGGGGCTGGGACGGGCTCGCCGTCGAGCGCACGGCGGTCGTGCCCGACGTGATGCTGGGCATCGTCGAGATGCTCAAACTGGTCACCGGCCCGGGAGACCCGGTGGTCGTCAACTGCCCCGTGTACCGGCCGTTCTACCAGTTCGTGACGCATATGGACCGGCGGGTGGTGGAGGCCCCGCTGGGAGCGGACCTGCGGATCGACTTCGCCGCGCTGGAGGAGTCGTTCCGGCAGGCCGTCGCGGACGGGGGCCGGGCCGCGTACCTGCTGTGCAGCCCGCACAACCCCACCGGCACCGTGCACGGCGCCGAGGAGCTGGCCGCGGTCGCCGCGCTGGCGGACCGGTACGGCGTCCGGGTGGTCGCCGACGAGATCCACGCCCCCGTGGTGGCCCTCGACGCCCGTTTCGTGCCCTACCTGAGCGTGCCCGGGGCGGAGAGCGGTCTGTCGCTGATGTCGGCGTCCAAGGCGTGGAACCTGGCCGGTCTCAAGGCGGCGCTCGCCCTCGCCGGCCCCGCGGCGGCCGAAGACCTGGCCCGGATGCCGGAGGAGGTCAGCCACGGCCCCAGCCACCTGGGCATCATCGCCCACACCGCCGCCCTGCGGGACGGCGGCGACTGGCTCGACGCGGTGCGCGGCGGCCTCGACGACAATCGCAGGCTGCTCGCCGCCCTGCTGGCCGAGCACCTCCCCGCGGTCCGCTACCGCCCCGCGGAGGGCACCTACCTCGCCTGGCTCGACTGCCGCCCGCTCGGTCTGGGCGACGATCCGGCCGCGGTCTTCCTCGCGCGCGGCAGGGTGGCGCTCAGCTCCGGCCCCGGCTTCGGCACCGGCGGCGCCGGTCACGTCCGGCTCAACCTGGCGACCTCGCCCGAGCTGCTGACGGAGGCCGTACGGCGGATGGCGGCCGCGCTGGACTGA
- a CDS encoding VWA domain-containing protein, whose translation MITRKRLAAGVCGLLAAMTVALAPTPASAGEPDAKSSPKVELTLDVSGSMRARDIDGQSRMAAAKQAFNEVLDAVPDEVQLGIRTLGANYRGEDRKVGCKDTRQLYPVGPLDRTEAKTAVATLSPTGWTPIGPALLGAADDLKGGDGSRRIVLITDGEDTCAPLDPCQVARDIAAQGIHLTVDTLGLLPDAKTRNQLSCIAEATGGTYTSVQHTKELRDRVHQLVDRAARPVATPVATEGTRQCAGAPKLKPGLYSDREKFAEHRWYRVDVRPGQELRASVSIAADRAVNNDYGVLLRASTVHGREIVRGAEAGDGRTDVISSGLRYPKAASDAADDDASAAETVCLQVSNSFSAPASVKTDPGLPVELAVDVVDGPDDASDAAFFGLGHGWWLLAALALTGLLTGLLWGWISRWRVTVWRTN comes from the coding sequence ATGATCACAAGAAAACGGCTGGCGGCCGGGGTGTGCGGCCTGCTGGCCGCGATGACCGTCGCCCTTGCCCCCACACCCGCCAGCGCCGGTGAACCCGACGCGAAGTCCTCCCCCAAAGTCGAGTTGACGCTCGATGTCAGCGGCTCGATGCGGGCCCGCGACATCGACGGGCAGAGCCGGATGGCCGCCGCGAAGCAGGCGTTCAACGAGGTGCTGGACGCCGTACCGGACGAGGTCCAGCTCGGCATACGCACCCTCGGCGCCAACTACCGCGGCGAGGACCGGAAAGTCGGCTGCAAGGACACCCGGCAGCTCTACCCGGTCGGCCCGCTGGACCGGACCGAGGCGAAGACCGCGGTGGCCACGCTCAGCCCCACCGGCTGGACGCCCATCGGGCCGGCGCTGCTGGGCGCGGCCGACGACCTCAAGGGCGGCGACGGGTCCCGCAGGATCGTCCTCATCACGGACGGCGAGGACACCTGCGCCCCGCTCGACCCCTGCCAGGTGGCGCGGGACATCGCCGCCCAGGGCATCCACCTCACCGTCGACACCCTCGGGCTGCTGCCGGATGCCAAGACCCGCAACCAGCTGAGCTGCATCGCGGAGGCCACCGGCGGCACCTACACCTCGGTGCAGCACACCAAGGAACTGCGCGACCGGGTGCACCAGTTGGTGGACCGCGCCGCCCGTCCGGTGGCCACTCCGGTGGCGACCGAAGGAACCCGGCAGTGCGCCGGCGCCCCCAAGCTGAAGCCCGGCCTCTACAGCGACCGGGAGAAGTTCGCCGAGCACCGCTGGTACCGGGTGGACGTCCGGCCCGGCCAGGAACTGCGCGCCTCGGTGAGCATCGCCGCCGACCGCGCCGTCAACAACGACTACGGGGTCCTGCTGCGGGCCTCGACCGTGCACGGCCGGGAGATCGTCCGCGGCGCGGAGGCCGGTGACGGCCGCACCGACGTGATCTCGTCCGGGCTGCGCTACCCGAAGGCGGCGTCCGATGCCGCGGACGACGACGCGTCCGCGGCGGAGACCGTCTGCCTGCAGGTCAGCAACTCGTTCTCGGCGCCCGCCTCGGTCAAGACCGACCCGGGCCTGCCCGTCGAGCTGGCCGTCGACGTGGTGGACGGCCCCGACGACGCCTCCGACGCGGCCTTCTTCGGCCTGGGACACGGCTGGTGGCTGCTGGCCGCGCTGGCGCTCACCGGGCTGCTCACCGGCCTGCTGTGGGGCTGGATCTCCCGTTGGCGCGTGACCGTCTGGAGGACCAACTGA